One region of Quercus lobata isolate SW786 chromosome 2, ValleyOak3.0 Primary Assembly, whole genome shotgun sequence genomic DNA includes:
- the LOC115966275 gene encoding uncharacterized protein LOC115966275, whose product MPQKLKAPDFVKYDGIGDPCAHLRMFCRKMAPYEDNHPLLCQIFPYSLTGPAATWYVTLEKTFSWREMANSFLEYYRFNTEIAPDHIVLMRTKKKSGESFREYAQRWRELAAQVQHHMMENEMIKWFIDNLKPPYYEKMISTQVTHFASLIPIGERIDEGIRSKKIMNGKSLSSIVKQ is encoded by the coding sequence ATGCCTCAGAAGCTCAAGGCCCCAGATTTCGTCAAGTATGATGGTATAGGAGACCCTTGCGCGCACTTGCGCATGTTCTGTAGGAAAATGGCTCCCTACGAGGATAATCACCCTCTGCTTTGCCAAATTTTCCCATATAGTCTGACCGGCCCCGCAGCCACATGGTATGTGACATTGGAAAAAACTTTTAGCTGGAGGGAAATGGCCAATTCTTTCCTGGAATACTACAGGTTCAACACCGAGATAGCTCCCGACCATATAGTCCTTATgagaacaaagaagaagagtggAGAGTCTTTCCGAGAATATGCCCAGAGGTGGCGTGAGCTAGCTGCACAAGTGCAACACCACATGATGGAAAATGAGATGATTAAGTGGTTCATTGACAACCTTAAGCCTCCTTACTATGAGAAGATGATCAGCACCCAAGTCACTCATTTCGCTAGCCTCATCCCTATTGGGGAGCGCATTGACGAGGGTATTAGAAGCAAGAAGATCATGAATGGTAAGTCTTTGAGTTCCATAGTTAAACAATAA
- the LOC115978048 gene encoding uncharacterized protein LOC115978048, with translation MKNSATVRDPKRKVSCRKLGGYLKEQKGKLYIIRRCVVMLLCWHD, from the coding sequence ATGAAGAACAGTGCAACCGTAAGAGACCCTAAGAGAAAGGTATCATGTAGAAAGCTTGGAGGTTATCTTAAAGAACAGAAGGGAAAGCTATACATAATCAGGAGATGTGTAGTCATGCTCCTTTGTTGGCATGATTAA